DNA sequence from the Streptomyces sp. HUAS 15-9 genome:
GAAGCGCAGCCGAGGGCGCACCACCTCGGAGGTCAGCAGTACGACGTAACAGGTCAGATCGAGGACGACCAGGGCGATGACCGTATCGCGCAGGACGCCGAGGTTGTCGTCGTCCCACAGGTACAGCCGCGCGCTGTCGGCGGAGATCAGCTTCGCGGCGGCCAGCGCCGAGATCGCGAGCGCGCCGCCCGCGATCCACTGGTCCCCGGGCCCCTCGATCACCTGCCGCACGTCGAACCGGGCCAGGGCGAACCCGTAGAGCACGAGCCCCAGCCAGAACAGCACGAGCGCCGCGTGCGCGAGCCATGCCGTCGCCTCGGCCGCGGCGAGCGTGGCGCCGAGCACGGCGAGCCCCTGCGTGGCCACGCAGCACAGGAACACCGTGCCCGGCATGCGCCGGTGCAGGTGCCGTACGACGAGCAGGAGCAGCGCCGGCCAGAGCACCGCGCACAGGGCGAGCAGCGCTTCGGCCAGGCCCTGCCGGCCCAGTGCGGAGAGACGGGTGCCCAGCACCGCGGTCGCGGCGACGGCGGTGAGCGCGCCCGGTGTCCGCGCCTCGGCCACCCAGCGTCTGCGCTGCCACAGCAGCCCCACGGCGAAGTCCGCGGCCAGCGCCAGCCAGGCGACCGAAGCCATCGCAAGGGCGATCAGGGACAGGGCCTCGTACCCCGCCAGTTGCAGTCCGACCGACACGATGCCGGTCGCCATCACGGCGGCCCCGGCCGTCGGCGGGCGCCGCTTCCACCAGGCGCGCAGGGGTGAGGAGGCGGGCATGGGCCCGATGCTAAAGAGCCGTGCGCGCCTTGCGAGCGGGGCACGCGCGCGCGTGCCGGGAAAAACGCGCGGGTGCGGGACACGTGGGTGGGGGACAGGGGCGCGTGCGTGCGCGGTCGCGGTTCACCACGGCTGCGGCGCTCGCGTCACCACGGCCGCGGTGCTCGCGCCCCTGCCCCACCGATCTCTCTCACGCCGGCCGTACCACGCTGTGGATGATCGACGCGCCGCCGTAGTAGATCGACTCCTCGCGGACGTAGGCGCCGGGCTTCGGGGCGTGGATCATCATGCCGTTGCCGATGTAGATGCCGACGTGGCTGATGTCGTCGTAGAAGAAGATCAGGTCGCCGGGCTCGGCGTTGGTGAGCGAGACCGTGGTGCCCACGTTGACCTGGTCCCAGGTGGTACGCGGAAGGCTGACGCCCGCGGCCCGCCAGGCAGCCGAGGTGAGGCCGGAGCAGTCGTAGGAGTCGGGGCCGGTGGCGCCCCAGACGTACGGCTTGCCGATCTGGGCGCGGGCGAAGGCGATCGCCTTCGCGGCCTTGGTGGCGTACGAGGAGTCCGAGGACGAGCCGGTCGACCCCGTCGAGGTGGACGAGCCCGAGGAGCCCGAAGAACTGGACGAGCTCGACGAGCTCGAGGCGGCGGCCTTCTTCGCCGCCTCCTCGGCCGCCTGCTTCTTCGCGAGCTCCTCGGCTGCCTGCTTCTTGGCGAGCGCCGCGGCCTGGCGTGCGGCCTCCTCCTGCTTCTGCTTCTCGATCGCGGCGAGCCGGGCCTTCTCCTGTGCCGTCAGCGTGGACAGCAGCTCGCGAGCCGAGGAGAGCTTCTTCTGGACGGTGGCCTTGGCGGTCTTCAGCTCGTTCTGCGACTCGGTCAGCGTCTGGAGGCTCTTGGCGGCCTCCTGCCGCTTCTTCATGGTCGCCGACTGCTGGGTGACGTAGTCGTCGACCGCGCCCTTCTGCCACGAGGTCATCCGGCCCATCAGCTGGGTCTGGTCGAAGTAGTCCTGCGGGGAGTTCGAGAGCAGGAAGGTGGCGGTGTCGGGCGCGGCGGTCCCGGTGCGGTACTGGGCGGCGGCGAACGTACCCAGTTCCTCACGCGCCTTGTTGAGCTTGTCCGTGCGCCGCGCCACGTCGTCCAGCAGGGTGTCGACGGTCTTGCGCTGCTTGCCGGACTTCTCCTTGGCCGCGTTGTACTTCTCGGTCGCCGACTCCGCCTGGCGGTACAGGTCGTCGACCTTCTTCTCGACCTCCTCGATGCTCGGCTTGTCGCCGCCGGGGGAGGGCGTGGCGTTGGCGGTCTGGGAGAGCAGGGCCACGGAGGTGAGCGCGGCGGTGGCGATGGCGGGGGTGCGTATGCCTGCTACTAGGGAACTCGCGGGGCGCGACTTGCGGTGCGACGCCAAGGGAGGCGACTCCTTCCATGTTCCGCCTACCGAGTTAGCTGTCGGGTTCGGGCGGGTGGTTCGGAAGGGTTGCCCTACGGCCGCTTCTCCGGGGGGAGGTTCGGCCGATTCACCCCAAGGTCGGTTGGGTCCCCGGCTCCAGGTGCCGTGGCGGGCACACCGGACTCGGCGGAGGCCGCGCGGCCCGGCGACGTTCGCCGGTGGGGGTCGTACGGCCCGCCCGAGACGGTAGCCAACTGGTGTGGCCCGTGTGAAGGTTGATGGGCGATATGCCCGATACATTTTCGTGACCTGATGCAGAATTCCGCCCGTGTGACAGCATGCCTGCGGAGCGTGAGACAGTTGTCCGGCTCATGCATCGGGAAGATCCCCGCGAGATCCCCCGCGCGCGGGGCCGGTCCCGTTTCCGGGGCGGCGGTCGTTTGTCGGTGGGGCGCCCTAGACTCGGAGAGCGATGAGCAGCCTCTTTGACGACAGCTTCCTGGCGGACCTCCAGACCCCTCACGGGCGCGAGGAGGAGCCTCCGCCGCCGCCCGAGGACGATCACGCTCCGGAGTCGGTTCCGGACGATCTGTTCGGTGGGAAGTTCGACGTGCCGCCGGACCGGGACAACTACTACCGCGACGGCGCCCCGCGCCCGGTGATCGACGCCGCGGCGCTGCTGGAGGGGCTGAACGAGAACCAGCGCGCGGCCGTCGTCCACGCCGGTTCCCCGCTGCTCATCGTGGCCGGCGCCGGATCCGGCAAGACCCGTGTGCTCACGCACCGCATCGCCCACCTGCTGGCCGAGCGGAGCGTGCACCCGGGCCAGATCCTCGCGATCACCTTCACCAACAAGGCCGCGGGCGAGATGAAGGAGCGCGTCGAGCACCTCGTCGGCCCGCGCGCGAAGGCGATGTGGGTGATGACCTTCCACAGCGCGTGTGTGCGCATCCTGCGCCGCGAGAGCAAGAAGCTCGGCTTCACGTCGTCGTTCTCGATCTACGACGCCGCCGACAGCAAGCGTCTGATGGCCCTGGTCTGCCGCGACCTGGAGCTCGATCCCAAGCGCTTCCCGCCGAAGGCCTTCAGCGCCAAGATCTCGAACCTGAAGAACGAGCTGGTCGACGAGGAGGACTTCGCCGCACAGGCCGCCGACGGCTTCGAGAAGACCCTCGCCCAGGCCTACGCGATGTACCAGTCGCGGCTGCGCGAGGCGAACGCCCTCGACTTCGACGACCTGATCATGACGACGGTCAACCTGCTGCGCGCCTTCCCGGACGTCGCCGAGCACTACCGCCGCCGCTTCCGCCATGTCCTCGTCGACGAGTACCAGGACACCAACCACGCCCAGTACGCCCTCGTGCGCGAGCTCGTCGGCACCGCCGGGCACCCGGTGGACGTACCGCCCGGCGAGTACGACCTCCAGCCCGCCGAGCTGTGCGTCGTGGGTGACGCCGACCAGTCCATCTACGCCTTCCGCGGCGCGACGATCCGCAACATCCTCCAGTTCGAGGAGGACTACCCGGACGCGACGACGATCCTCCTGGAGCAGAACTACCGCTCCACCCAGACGATCCTCTCCGCCGCCAACGCGGTCATCGAGCGCAACGAGTCCCGCCGCCCCAAGAACCTGTGGACCAACGCGGGCGCGGGCGCGCACATCACCGGCTATGTCGCCGACACCGAGCACGACGAGGCGCAGTTCGTCGCCGACGAGATAGACCGCCTCACGGACGCGGGCGAGGCGAAGGCGGGCGACGTCGCCGTCTTCTACCGCACCAACGCGCAGTCCCGTGTCTTCGAAGAGGTCTTCATCCGCGTCGGCCTGCCCTACAAGGTCGTCGGCGGCGTCCGCTTCTACGAGCGTAAGGAGGTCCGGGACGTCCTGGCCTACCTGCGCGTCCTGGCCAACCCGGAGGACTCCGTGCCGCTGCGCCGGATCCTCAACGTCCCCAAGCGCGGTATCGGCGAGCGTGCCGAGGCGATGATCGACGCCCTCGCCCAGCGCGAGAAGATCAGCTTCCCGCAGGCGCTGCGCCGGGTCGACGAGGCGTACGGCATGGCGGCGCGCTCGACGAACGCCGTCAAGCGGTTCAACGTGCTGATGGAGGACCTCCGCACGATCGTCGAGTCCGGCGCGGGACCGGCCACGGTCCTCGAGGCGATCCTCGAACGCACCGGCTATCTCGCCGAACTGCAGACCTCCACCGACCCGCAGGACGAGACCCGCATCGAGAACCTCCAGGAACTCGCGGCCGTGGCCCTGGAGTTCGAACAGGAACGCGCGGAGGGCGAGCAGAGTACCCTGGCCGACTTCCTGGAGCAGGTGGCGCTGGTCGCCGACTCGGACCAGATCCCCGACGAGGACGAGGAGGGCTCGGGGGTCATCACCCTGATGACCCTGCACACCGCCAAGGGCCTGGAGTTCCCGGTCGTCTTCCTCACCGGCATGGAGGACGGCGTCTTCCCGCACATGCGCGCCCTCGGCCAGACCAAGGAGCTGGAGGAGGAGCGGCGCCTGGCGTACGTCGGCATCACCCGCGCGCGGGAGCGGCTGTATCTCACGCGGTCCTCGCTGCGCAGCGCCTGGGGACAGCCGTCGTACAACCCGCCCTCCCGTTTCCTGGAGGAGATCCCGCCCGCCCATGTGCAGTGGAAGCGGACGGGAGCGGCGGCGCCGGTCTCCTCCGGACCCGCTTCCGGTGTGGCGGCCTCGCTGTCCTCGTCCCGCTCGCGCTCGTCGGCGTCGGGCGCGTCCGGGTTCGCCACGAAGCGGGTCTCGTCGAAGCCGGTGGTGTCCCTGGCCGTCGGGGACCGGGTCACCCACGACCAGTTCGGACTCGGCACGGTCCTCGCGGTGACGGGCGCGGGGGACAACGCCCAGGCGACGATCGACTTCGGTGACGCGAAGCCGAAGCGGCTGGTGCTGCGGTACGCGCCGGTGGAGAAGCTGTAGGCACACGCGACGAGCCCCCGCCGATCGGAAGATCCGGCGGGGGCTCGGTCACGCGTGGAGAGGAGTGGGGATCTACGTCGGGTCCAGGTCATGGCTGCGAAGCCACGGCAGCGGGTCTATGGCCGAACCGCCCGCCGGCCGGACCTCGAAGTGCAGGTGCGGGCCGGTCGAGTTGCCCGAGTTGCCCGAGTACGCGATCGGCTGTCCGGCCTTGACGCTCGTACCGGAGGCGACCCGGTAGCTGGAGAGGTGGCAGTACCAGGTCTCCGTGCCGTCCTTGGCCGTCACGATCATCATGTTGCCGTAGGCGCTGTTCCACTGGGTGCGGGCCGTGCCGTCGGTCGCGGCCATCACCGTCGTGCCGTACGAGACGGGGAAGTCGATGCCCGTGTGCACGGACATCCAGTTCACGCCCGCCTGGCCGAAATAGGCGCTGAGCCCTCTCTGCAGAACCGGTAGCGCGTACTTCGGGCGCAGCCGCTCCTTGCGGGCAGCCTCGGCCGCCGCCTGCTTCTGCTGGGCCAGCTGCTGTGCCTTGAGGTCGATGCGCTCCTGGGTCCGGCTGGCCCGGTCGGCGAAGTCGTCGGCGCCGGCGGAGAGGTTCTCCAGCTGGGTGTCCAGCTGGTTGTTGGCGGCGGACGGTTTCACCGACTTCGTCTCCGGCGCGGAGGCGCTGTTGTCCTTGCCGCCGCCGATCAGGTTCAGGTTGCCGACGGAGGCGGCGGCGATCCCGGCGACTCCCATCACGCAGGCCGAAGGCACGGCCACGGTCAGCAGCGCGGAGCGCTTGGGCGGGCGGCGGCGGGAACGCGCCCCGCCCCGTGATCCCGCACGGGTGGACGGGAGCGGGGTGAACTCTTCCTGATCGTCCAGCAGTGGCGTTACTGCGGGCAATTCGCCCGTGGCCGTCGGGTCGTCCTCGTCCGGGACGGCCTCCTCGAAGGCGTCGTCCTCGTAGTTCTCGTAGTCGTCGTGATTCTCGTACGAGAGCTGGTCGAAGGTGGTGGTCGCCTGCTGGTCGAAGGGTTCGGCCTGCCGCTCGTGCTGGGCGGCCACGACGCTGCCGTCGGAGTTCCACTGCGTGGCGTCGTACGTACCGGTCTCGAAGGCCTGCGTGCCCCAGTCCCACTGCTGGGTCGGGGCGGCGCCGGTGTGCTGCTCGGGCTGGAGCCAGGCGTTCGCGTCCCTCTCCCAGAGGGGGGACCCCCAGCCGCTGATGTCGTTCCCCGTGGCCTGCTGGGGGATCGTCCAGGCGGTGTTGTCGTAGGCGCCGCTGTCGTAGGCGGCGTGGTGCTGGGCCGCGTACGGGTCGTAGTTCAGCGTCTGGTGGCCGCTGGTCTGCCACTGCGTGGTGTCGTACGCGCCCGTGGCGTGACCCCCGCCCGGGAGGTTGCCGAAGAGCGGGTCGGTCTCGAAGACCGAGGTGGTGGAGTGGGCACCGGTGGCATAGCCGTCCGTGCCGTATCCGGCGTACGAGGTGAAGTCGCCGTACTGGGCTTCCTGCCCGCCGTACGAC
Encoded proteins:
- a CDS encoding tellurite resistance/C4-dicarboxylate transporter family protein, giving the protein MPASSPLRAWWKRRPPTAGAAVMATGIVSVGLQLAGYEALSLIALAMASVAWLALAADFAVGLLWQRRRWVAEARTPGALTAVAATAVLGTRLSALGRQGLAEALLALCAVLWPALLLLVVRHLHRRMPGTVFLCCVATQGLAVLGATLAAAEATAWLAHAALVLFWLGLVLYGFALARFDVRQVIEGPGDQWIAGGALAISALAAAKLISADSARLYLWDDDNLGVLRDTVIALVVLDLTCYVVLLTSEVVRPRLRFDVRRWSTVFPMGMTATAALSVAAALGIPWLEGLGRGLVWISVAVWLAVAAGAVRSAGAGLRAAR
- a CDS encoding C40 family peptidase — translated: MASHRKSRPASSLVAGIRTPAIATAALTSVALLSQTANATPSPGGDKPSIEEVEKKVDDLYRQAESATEKYNAAKEKSGKQRKTVDTLLDDVARRTDKLNKAREELGTFAAAQYRTGTAAPDTATFLLSNSPQDYFDQTQLMGRMTSWQKGAVDDYVTQQSATMKKRQEAAKSLQTLTESQNELKTAKATVQKKLSSARELLSTLTAQEKARLAAIEKQKQEEAARQAAALAKKQAAEELAKKQAAEEAAKKAAASSSSSSSSSSGSSGSSTSTGSTGSSSDSSYATKAAKAIAFARAQIGKPYVWGATGPDSYDCSGLTSAAWRAAGVSLPRTTWDQVNVGTTVSLTNAEPGDLIFFYDDISHVGIYIGNGMMIHAPKPGAYVREESIYYGGASIIHSVVRPA
- the pcrA gene encoding DNA helicase PcrA, translated to MSSLFDDSFLADLQTPHGREEEPPPPPEDDHAPESVPDDLFGGKFDVPPDRDNYYRDGAPRPVIDAAALLEGLNENQRAAVVHAGSPLLIVAGAGSGKTRVLTHRIAHLLAERSVHPGQILAITFTNKAAGEMKERVEHLVGPRAKAMWVMTFHSACVRILRRESKKLGFTSSFSIYDAADSKRLMALVCRDLELDPKRFPPKAFSAKISNLKNELVDEEDFAAQAADGFEKTLAQAYAMYQSRLREANALDFDDLIMTTVNLLRAFPDVAEHYRRRFRHVLVDEYQDTNHAQYALVRELVGTAGHPVDVPPGEYDLQPAELCVVGDADQSIYAFRGATIRNILQFEEDYPDATTILLEQNYRSTQTILSAANAVIERNESRRPKNLWTNAGAGAHITGYVADTEHDEAQFVADEIDRLTDAGEAKAGDVAVFYRTNAQSRVFEEVFIRVGLPYKVVGGVRFYERKEVRDVLAYLRVLANPEDSVPLRRILNVPKRGIGERAEAMIDALAQREKISFPQALRRVDEAYGMAARSTNAVKRFNVLMEDLRTIVESGAGPATVLEAILERTGYLAELQTSTDPQDETRIENLQELAAVALEFEQERAEGEQSTLADFLEQVALVADSDQIPDEDEEGSGVITLMTLHTAKGLEFPVVFLTGMEDGVFPHMRALGQTKELEEERRLAYVGITRARERLYLTRSSLRSAWGQPSYNPPSRFLEEIPPAHVQWKRTGAAAPVSSGPASGVAASLSSSRSRSSASGASGFATKRVSSKPVVSLAVGDRVTHDQFGLGTVLAVTGAGDNAQATIDFGDAKPKRLVLRYAPVEKL
- a CDS encoding M23 family metallopeptidase, which gives rise to MNDRHPSGITTSPAPASDAASAPYASYGGQEAQYGDFTSYAGYGTDGYATGAHSTTSVFETDPLFGNLPGGGHATGAYDTTQWQTSGHQTLNYDPYAAQHHAAYDSGAYDNTAWTIPQQATGNDISGWGSPLWERDANAWLQPEQHTGAAPTQQWDWGTQAFETGTYDATQWNSDGSVVAAQHERQAEPFDQQATTTFDQLSYENHDDYENYEDDAFEEAVPDEDDPTATGELPAVTPLLDDQEEFTPLPSTRAGSRGGARSRRRPPKRSALLTVAVPSACVMGVAGIAAASVGNLNLIGGGKDNSASAPETKSVKPSAANNQLDTQLENLSAGADDFADRASRTQERIDLKAQQLAQQKQAAAEAARKERLRPKYALPVLQRGLSAYFGQAGVNWMSVHTGIDFPVSYGTTVMAATDGTARTQWNSAYGNMMIVTAKDGTETWYCHLSSYRVASGTSVKAGQPIAYSGNSGNSTGPHLHFEVRPAGGSAIDPLPWLRSHDLDPT